One Eubalaena glacialis isolate mEubGla1 chromosome 11, mEubGla1.1.hap2.+ XY, whole genome shotgun sequence DNA segment encodes these proteins:
- the LETMD1 gene encoding LETM1 domain-containing protein 1 isoform X1, producing the protein MAVSRVCWARAALWGSAGPPGPYVARRLQFVRSGLAWGAPRSSKLHLSPKADVKSLISYVVTKTKVINGKYHRFLGRHFPRFYVLYTIFMKGLQMLWADAKKARRIKTNMWKHNIKFHQLSYREMEHLRQFRRDVTKCLFLGILSIPPFANYLVFLLMYLFPRQLLIQHFWTPKQQIDFLDIYHALRKQSHPEILCYLEKVIPLISDSGLRWHMTELCTKMQRGTHPAIHDILALRECFSNHPLGMNQLHALQMKALSRAMLLTPYLPPVLLRYRLKTHTSVIHQLDKALAKLGIGQLTAQEVKSACYLRGLNSTHIAEERCRTWLGEWLQLSCSLKEAELSLLLHNVVLLSINYTGTRR; encoded by the exons ATGGCGGTCTCCAGAGTGTGCTGGGCTCGGGCTGCTTTGTGGGGTTCGGCGGGGCCCCCTGGACCTTATGTCGCCCGGAGGCTGCAGTTTGTTCGCTCTGGCCTGGCCTGGGGGGCCCCTCG GTCTTCAAAGCTTCACCTTTCTCCAAAGGCAGATGTGAAGAGCTTGATCTCTTATGTGGTGACCAAGACAAAAGTGATTAATGGGAAATACCATCGTTTCTTGGGTCGTCATTTCCCCCGCTTCTATGTCCTGTATACAATCTTCATGAAAG GATTGCAGATGTTATGGGCTGATGCCAAAAAGGCTAGAAGAATAAAGACAAATATGTGGAAGCACAATATAAAGTTTCATCAACTTTCATACCGGGAGATGGAGCATTTGAGACAG TTCCGTCGAGACGTCACCAAGTGTCTTTTCCTAGGTATTCTTTCCATTCCACCCTTTGCCAACTACCTGGTCTTCTTGCTAAT gTACCTGTTTCCTAGGCAACTGCTGATCCAACATTTCTGGACCCCAAAGCAACAAATTGATTTCTTAGATATCTATCATGCTCTCCGGAAGCAGTCCCACCCAGAAATTCTTTGTTATTTAGAAAAGGTTATCCCTCTCATTTCTGATTCAGGACTCCGGTGGCATATGACAGAATTGTGTACCAAG ATGCAGCGTGGTACCCACCCAGCAATACATGATATCCTGGCTCTGAGAGAGTGTTTCTCTAACCATCCTTTGGGCATGAACCAGCTCCATGCTTTGCAGATG AAAGCCTTGAGTCGAGCAATGCTTCTCACACCTTATCTGCCTCCTGTCTTGTTGAGATACCGTTTAAAGACTCATACCAGTGTGATTCACCAACTGGACAAGGCTTTGGCAAAGCTGGGGATTGGTCAGCTGACTGCCCAGGAGGTGAAGTCG GCTTGTTATCTTCGTGGCCTGAATTCCACCCATATTGCTGAAGAGAGGTGTCGAACTTGGCTGGGAGAATGGCTGCAGCTTTCCTGCAGCCTGAAAG AAGCTGAGCTGTCCCTCTTGCTACACAATGTGGTCCTGCTTTCCATCAACTACACTGGGACAAGGCGCTGA
- the LETMD1 gene encoding LETM1 domain-containing protein 1 isoform X2: MAVSRVCWARAALWGSAGPPGPYVARRLQFVRSGLAWGAPRYLFPRQLLIQHFWTPKQQIDFLDIYHALRKQSHPEILCYLEKVIPLISDSGLRWHMTELCTKMQRGTHPAIHDILALRECFSNHPLGMNQLHALQMKALSRAMLLTPYLPPVLLRYRLKTHTSVIHQLDKALAKLGIGQLTAQEVKSACYLRGLNSTHIAEERCRTWLGEWLQLSCSLKEAELSLLLHNVVLLSINYTGTRR; this comes from the exons ATGGCGGTCTCCAGAGTGTGCTGGGCTCGGGCTGCTTTGTGGGGTTCGGCGGGGCCCCCTGGACCTTATGTCGCCCGGAGGCTGCAGTTTGTTCGCTCTGGCCTGGCCTGGGGGGCCCCTCG gTACCTGTTTCCTAGGCAACTGCTGATCCAACATTTCTGGACCCCAAAGCAACAAATTGATTTCTTAGATATCTATCATGCTCTCCGGAAGCAGTCCCACCCAGAAATTCTTTGTTATTTAGAAAAGGTTATCCCTCTCATTTCTGATTCAGGACTCCGGTGGCATATGACAGAATTGTGTACCAAG ATGCAGCGTGGTACCCACCCAGCAATACATGATATCCTGGCTCTGAGAGAGTGTTTCTCTAACCATCCTTTGGGCATGAACCAGCTCCATGCTTTGCAGATG AAAGCCTTGAGTCGAGCAATGCTTCTCACACCTTATCTGCCTCCTGTCTTGTTGAGATACCGTTTAAAGACTCATACCAGTGTGATTCACCAACTGGACAAGGCTTTGGCAAAGCTGGGGATTGGTCAGCTGACTGCCCAGGAGGTGAAGTCG GCTTGTTATCTTCGTGGCCTGAATTCCACCCATATTGCTGAAGAGAGGTGTCGAACTTGGCTGGGAGAATGGCTGCAGCTTTCCTGCAGCCTGAAAG AAGCTGAGCTGTCCCTCTTGCTACACAATGTGGTCCTGCTTTCCATCAACTACACTGGGACAAGGCGCTGA
- the LETMD1 gene encoding LETM1 domain-containing protein 1 isoform X3 encodes MAVSRVCWARAALWGSAGPPGPYVARRLQFVRSGLAWGAPRSSKLHLSPKADVKSLISYVVTKTKVINGKYHRFLGRHFPRFYVLYTIFMKVPSRRHQVSFPRYSFHSTLCQLPGLLANMQRGTHPAIHDILALRECFSNHPLGMNQLHALQMKALSRAMLLTPYLPPVLLRYRLKTHTSVIHQLDKALAKLGIGQLTAQEVKSACYLRGLNSTHIAEERCRTWLGEWLQLSCSLKEAELSLLLHNVVLLSINYTGTRR; translated from the exons ATGGCGGTCTCCAGAGTGTGCTGGGCTCGGGCTGCTTTGTGGGGTTCGGCGGGGCCCCCTGGACCTTATGTCGCCCGGAGGCTGCAGTTTGTTCGCTCTGGCCTGGCCTGGGGGGCCCCTCG GTCTTCAAAGCTTCACCTTTCTCCAAAGGCAGATGTGAAGAGCTTGATCTCTTATGTGGTGACCAAGACAAAAGTGATTAATGGGAAATACCATCGTTTCTTGGGTCGTCATTTCCCCCGCTTCTATGTCCTGTATACAATCTTCATGAAAG TTCCGTCGAGACGTCACCAAGTGTCTTTTCCTAGGTATTCTTTCCATTCCACCCTTTGCCAACTACCTGGTCTTCTTGCTAAT ATGCAGCGTGGTACCCACCCAGCAATACATGATATCCTGGCTCTGAGAGAGTGTTTCTCTAACCATCCTTTGGGCATGAACCAGCTCCATGCTTTGCAGATG AAAGCCTTGAGTCGAGCAATGCTTCTCACACCTTATCTGCCTCCTGTCTTGTTGAGATACCGTTTAAAGACTCATACCAGTGTGATTCACCAACTGGACAAGGCTTTGGCAAAGCTGGGGATTGGTCAGCTGACTGCCCAGGAGGTGAAGTCG GCTTGTTATCTTCGTGGCCTGAATTCCACCCATATTGCTGAAGAGAGGTGTCGAACTTGGCTGGGAGAATGGCTGCAGCTTTCCTGCAGCCTGAAAG AAGCTGAGCTGTCCCTCTTGCTACACAATGTGGTCCTGCTTTCCATCAACTACACTGGGACAAGGCGCTGA